A single genomic interval of Drosophila virilis strain 15010-1051.87 chromosome 2, Dvir_AGI_RSII-ME, whole genome shotgun sequence harbors:
- the LOC6635209 gene encoding nucleolar pre-ribosomal-associated protein 1 encodes MAIQTNKRKRKHESSAADQPDDAEIAVPKKQHKESHTPKRKSKKEKDQVNSEENANKATKEEQLEASDSPSKSKREQTAVDQKVEKVDEAEISPDSGIEPEEKPLRFPNDFKMMHFRSKLLGDNFITELRHFLYMCEVRPRIVAKYIEKRGKPLELAEAFNRIDKTNILHVGYLCEALQRIIMEILTNQKAHMESAAHAGRYFLKVHGALLEQLLQSAQPKHRRNALKLLTAIVCVDSQLGRQVLSSYDILSNVRTMNEMLSHSKHDYQNEDTVRKAYIHFILAFLVDGNALLIRNIMDRAHLIRVLAKGLVYDDHVTACVVLNTLRQYVLENPSILKTKKVHVFDLECCKYLRRLYDWEGPQGLAVFYKGHKMKHDFVPEEREAVAAAAHQFLLLLFTSRKHGISFDAMSNYRQKHNKLQGKILGSLYRAYADPYKTELILKTLHACPDLGRHTVRNFATYVNPMRVPAADLPKAIDLLAQIIAAVPPSALSVAMDKMTLTDFGYWIKELCLPIEALLHIVGKYMLKHNDFQVRLAVNQLLLAMMTQYSNYMGAVALREQSKRAGNSLRKFKFELLNHLLINFPPIESVLYSLYVSIEERQKDGVHVLEHLSVTLELILIMCKENRAFVNKTSQILDYLDVLRPLYETNFDEPESTEANPQDLDKVQKIKLELKSIKTILLLFPRSLHPQEQLFEKVLRSFVKAYMLEDDKAVKSEAGELLHSLFQNTGMFDSCSYEIDIWLEALIGFDAQTVDNVTSILLNILSLDLSQVEEEQLPAQDSAATTASNVQNLRKLLSQIEQGQTVQAYVETLTLSKMLPLLLQGVAIEPPHDAYVELVCVLLFHYHTKPDQLQQLYSSQLSRHKDYMEIGQGPRPLPAQVAKHWPQLAQLQRLVLESSPTQSFEHIFRPAPDQSEPFELQLSDGNKLQLHLSLRNPHRNMIYAHELLFLLAQLVQSKQLSAQQSQLIADCLIRLLQIAAQLDGDQPCAPLADEEEQGQQGEKERQETHTLRLLHYIYSIRLSQLRATHLFSETSETQLHYVSCLRRLTDHCRRLPGFCSYTSYYRQQLVLALEIALDDSAVLAAVEQPAQLLECVALVDAFELNANECAQMLQLLTAKLEASDYLGAPHYFELMLRLLRRLAQLQDQPVDCSLAMLRLQSYYGEFCDSSLPAEQLEQMEVALLEFLSSQHHHLAACHAQFFSCFFSTSNRKLSKSAVKLACLLLQRNTQLSSTFVQLLPEHVEQKDLIYPLLAVAFSRGYRLEQSLLQRCYQSYKGGILKSIEKPQKAALIYREHAAASAAIIGQCMPKSECVDYCQKQLKFDAVGLFQMRVLREIYCQAFGASKDAQQQAQIFVNYVNLNVQMLALDLKKQSVQLEQLEQLAFNCYDWWQQQKLDSDSSKPDWTRLLSASHWLNFCRSCLKQALHIAEEPEQRQINGLLLKLLAYLCDQLYEDYSEEQAEEHADAALLYEMACTHSCCYDHLLGEPSAVKTHLLQLLETLARKAPSALHSAHIPVLLGAYHASLTPADRYVLALLEHYERYDVGLSAYRPFIWGESAVAHYALREADADERAKLQQQETNVAQVLALIVRHTCQYTIENFPIWRTLHASQQLPELQFVNPATKSVRFGDNYLEQRIELEGGSKNFSQDQRRLCPKRDELYERCYDPAFMLPLMMHCFAPESAVRAQWPVQNGLLALSFCALSSLDKDMRLAAACCQQRYRSHFELSKFFEKPLWTQAYDNIQSGLAELRDSWLAQRRTHGGIPRVPLIPVLFIAHSFNLSTDPTHLLYKRMMMYLQLKQSFNFQTIPEFNIFFYSQEPEHQQYREFIVQLLSNGIKCSSDLFLLVSTNTFKVLLSFYSSQLATLDTNLLLLSVLSTCVKIPGAVKIMLEHVGILSWLVGVIRDTQFHQFDIIEGIISIVNNLWYSVAASQSELLSDYAYVQLRLHRLVLHLLPLLSPRVSIPGLARLLNVVQKTASAGQYLALSGLQLDLLLDCVARHWPEQIASIRYVRSFGGTYACPRSEYCDSLAREHSLDMHSVLALSSLRQYVTDWWQAHHQGTDVEAAHKMAISVHPPDKEVSAS; translated from the exons CAAAAGTAAAAGGGAACAGACAGCTGTCGATCAAAAAGTTGAAAAAGTGGACGAAGCGGAAATCAGTCCCGACTCGGGCATCGAGCCGGAAGAGAAACCTCTACGCTTTCCCAATGATTTCAAAATGATGCATTTTCGGAGCAAGTTGCTCGGCGACAACTTTATAACGG AATTGCGTCACTTTCTGTATATGTGCGAAGTACGGCCCAGGATCGTGGCCAAGTATATTGAGAAGCGCGGCAAGCCGTTGGAGCTAGCCGAAGCCTTCAATCGCATCGACAAGACCAACATACTGCATGTGGGCTACCTTTGCGAGGCGTTGCAGCGCATTATCATGGAGATACTCACGAATCAGAAGGCTCACATGGAGTCGGCAGCTCACGCGGGTCGCTATTTCCTCAAGGTGCATGGCGCGCTGCTGGAGCAACTGTTGCAGTCAGCGCAGCCGAAGCATCGACGCAACGCGCTCAAATTGCTGACGGCGATTGTATGCGTGGACTCGCAGCTGGGACGCCAGGTGCTCAGCTCCTACGATATACTCTCGAATGTGCGCACCATGAACGAAATGTTGTCGCACTCGAAGCACGATTACCAAAACGAGGATACGGTGCGCAAGgcatatatacactttatacTGGCCTTTCTGGTGGATGGCAATGCGCTGCTCATACGCAACATTATGGATCGCGCCCATTTGATCCGGGTGCTGGCCAAGGGTCTGGTCTACGATGACCATGTGACTGCTTGCGTGGTGCTCAACACGCTGCGCCAATATGTGTTGGAGAATCCGAGCATATTGAAAACAAAGAAGGTGCACGTCTTCGATCTGGAATGCTGCAAGTATCTGCGCCGCCTTTACGACTGGGAAGGCCCCCAAGGCCTGGCCGTCTTCTATAAAGGACACAAGATGAAGCACGACTTTGTGCCGGAGGAGCGCGAggccgttgccgccgccgcacatcagtttctgctgctgcttttcacCTCGCGGAAACACGGCATCAGCTTCGATGCGATGAGCAACTACCGCCAGAAGCACAACAAGCTGCAGGGCAAAATCCTGGGCAGCCTATATCGTGCATATGCTGACCCGTATAAAACGGAGCTTATATTGAAGACGCTGCACGCCTGTCCCGATCTGGGCAGGCACACGGTGCGCAATTTCGCCACGTACGTGAATCCGATGCGAGTGCCCGCGGCCGATTTGCCCAAAGCCATCGATTTGCTGGCCCAGATCATTGCGGCGGTGCCGCCAAGCGCCCTGTCCGTGGCCATGGACAAGATGACACTGACCGACTTCGGCTATTGGATCAAGGAGCTCTGCCTGCCCATCGAGGCGCTGCTGCACATTGTCGGCAAGTACATGCTCAAGCACAACGATTTCCAGGTGCGCCTGGCCGTCAACCAGCTGCTACTGGCCATGATGACTCAGTACAGCAATTATATGGGCGCCGTCGCGCTGCGGGAGCAGTCGAAGCGTGCGGGCAACTCGTTgcgtaaatttaaatttgagctGCTCAATCATTTGCTAATCAACTTTCCGCCCATCGAGAGCGTACTTTACTCGCTGTACGTAAGCATAGAGGAGCGTCAAAAGGATGGTGTCCATGTGCTAGAGCATCTGTCGGTCACCCTGGAGCTGATCCTCATCATGTGCAAGGAGAATCGCGCCTTTGTGAACAAAACCAGCCAGATTCTCGATTATTTAGATGTCTTGAGGCCGCTGTACGAAACTAACTTCGATGAGCCTGAGTCGACGGAGGCAAATCCACAAGATCTAGACAAGGTGCAAAAGATTAAGCTGGAGCTGAAATCGATCAAGAcgattttgctgctgtttccaCGCTCGCTGCATCCGCAGGAGCAGCTCTTCGAGAAGGTCTTGCGCTCCTTCGTCAAGGCCTACATGCTAGAGGATGATAAGGCGGTCAAGTCGGAGGCCGGCGAGCTGCTGCATAGCCTGTTCCAGAACACGGGCATGTTTGACTCGTGCAGCTACGAGATCGACATCTGGCTGGAGGCATTGATCGGCTTCGATGCCCAAACCGTGGACAATGTGACAAGCATTCTGCTCAACATACTTTCGCTGGACTTGTCGCAGGTggaggaggagcagctgcCGGCCCAGGATTCGGCCGCAACGACGGCCAGTAATGTGCAGAATCTGCGCAAGCTTTTATCCCAAATCGAACAGGGCCAAACGGTGCAGGCCTATGTAGAGACGCTGACGCTGAGCAaaatgttgccgctgctgctgcagggtGTCGCCATCGAGCCGCCGCACGATGCCTACGTGGAGCTGGTCTGCGTGCTGCTCTTTCACTATCACACCAAGCCcgaccagctgcagcagctctaCAGCTCGCAGCTGTCGCGGCACAAGGACTACATGGAAATCGGTCAGGGGCCACGTCCTCTGCCCGCGCAGGTAGCCAAACATTGGCCACAGCTGGCGCAGCTGCAGCGTCTGGTGCTGGAGTCTTCTCCGACGCAATCATTTGAGCACATATTCCGGCCGGCGCCGGATCAGAGCGAACCGTTTGAGCTGCAGCTGTCGGACGGCaacaagctgcagctgcatctcAGCCTGCGCAATCCGCATCGCAACATGATCTACGCCCACGAGCTGCTCTTTCTACTCGCACAACTGGTGCAGAGCAAGCAGCTGAGTGCCCAGCAATCCCAACTGATAGCCGATTGCCTGATTAGGCTGCTGCAAATTGCCGCGCAGCTGGATGGCGATCAGCCGTGCGCCCCGCTGGCTGATGAAGAGGAGCAGGGGCAGCAGGGGGAAAAGGAGCGGCAGGAGACGCACACACTGCGCCTGCTGCACTACATCTACAGCATACGGCTGAGCCAGCTGCGCGCAACGCACCTGTTCAGCGAGACGAGCGAGACGCAGCTGCACTACGTCAGTTGCCTGCGACGCCTGACGGATCACTGTCGCCGGCTGCCCGGCTTCTGCAGCTACACGAGCTACTACAGGCAGCAGCTGGTCCTGGCGCTGGAGATAGCACTGGACGACAGTGCAGTCTTGGCGGCTGTCGAGCAGCCGGCGCAGCTGTTGGAGTGCGTCGCCCTGGTGGATGCCTTTGAATTAAATGCCAACGAGTGCGCGcaaatgctgcagctgctaacGGCAAAGCTCGAAGCGAGCGATTACCTGGGGGCGCCGCATTACTTTGAGCTAATGCTGCGTCTTTTGCGGCGCCTGGCTCAGCTGCAGGACCAGCCCGTCGACTGCAGCCTCGCCATGCTCCGGCTGCAAAGCTATTACGGCGAATTTTGCGATAGCTCCTTGCCCGCCGAGCAGCTGGAACAGATGGAGGTGGCCCTGCTCGAGTTCCTCAGCAGCCAGCATCATCATCTGGCCGCTTGCCACGCCCAGTTCTTTAGCTGTTTCTTTTCCACATCCAACCGTAAGCTGAGCAAATCAGCTGTAAAACTcgcctgcctgctgctgcagcgcaaCACGCAGCTGTCCTCCACTTTTGTGCAGCTTTTGCCAGAGCATGTGGAGCAGAAGGATCTGATCTACCCGCTGCTGGCTGTCGCTTTCAGTCGAGGCTATCGGCTGGAGCagtcgctgctgcagcgctGCTATCAGAGCTACAAGGGGGGCATCCTCAAGAGCATCGAGAAACCGCAGAAGGCGGCGCTCATTTACCGGGAGCACGCGGCGGCCAGTGCTGCGATCATTGGCCAGTGCATGCCCAAGTCGGAGTGCGTGGACTACTGCCAGAAGCAGCTCAAGTTCGATGCCGTCGGCCTGTTCCAGATGCGCGTACTGCGCGAGATTTACTGCCAGGCCTTCGGCGCCAGCAAGGAtgcacagcagcaggcgcagatCTTTGTGAACTACGTGAATTTAAATGTTCAAATGCTGGCGCTCGACCTGAAGAAGCAAAGCGTGCAGCTGGAACAGCTCGAGCAGCTGGCCTTCAATTGTTACGACtggtggcagcagcagaagctggaCTCGGACTCCTCCAAGCCGGATTGGACGCGTCTGCTGAGCGCCTCGCATTGGCTTAACTTCTGTCGCAGTTGCTTGAAGCAGGCCCTGCACATAGCCGAGGAGCCGGAGCAGAGGCAGATCAATGGGCTGTTGCTCAAGCTGCTGGCCTACCTGTGCGATCAGCTTTACGAGGATTACAGTGAGGAGCAGGCCGAGGAGCATGCGGATGCCGCGCTGCTATACGAGATGGCCTGCACGCACTCCTGCTGCTATGATCATCTGCTGGGCGAACCGAGCGCCGTGAAGACAcatctgctgcagctgctcgagACGCTGGCACGGAAGGCGCCATCGGCGTTGCACAGCGCCCACATACCCGTGCTCCTGGGTGCCTATCATGCCAGCCTGACGCCCGCCGATCGCTACGTCCTCGCGCTGCTGGAGCACTACGAGCGCTACGATGTGGGGCTGTCCGCATATCGGCCCTTTATCTGGGGCGAAAGCGCCGTTGCGCACTATGCGCTGCGCGAGGCGGACGCGGATGAGCGCGccaaactgcagcagcaggagacaAATGTGGCCCAGGTCCTCGCCTTGATTGTGCGTCACACCTGCCAATATACGATAGAAAACTTTCCCATCTGGCGCACGCTGCACGCCAGCCAGCAGCTGCCGGAACTGCAGTTTGTTAACCCGGCGACAAAATCTGTGAGATTCGGTGATAACTATCTGGAGCAGCGCATCGAGCTGGAAGGCGGCAGCAAGAACTTCTCGCAGGATCAGCGCCGGCTGTGCCCGAAGCGCGACGAGCTCTACGAGCGCTGCTACGATCCGGCCTTTATGCTGCCGCTGATGATGCACTGCTTCGCGCCGGAGTCGGCGGTGCGTGCACAGTGGCCCGTCCAGAACGGACTCCTAGCGCTGAGCTTCTGTGCGCTGTCTTCGCTGGACAAGGACATGCGTCTGGCCGCCGCCTGCTGTCAGCAGCGTTATCGCAGCCATTTCGAGCTGTCCAAGTTCTTCGAGAAGCCGCTCTGGACGCAGGCCTACGACAACATTCAGTCGGGTCTCGCCGAACTGCGCGACTCCTGGCTAGCCCAGCGCCGAACACACGGAGGTATTCCGCGTGTTCCACTAATCCCGGTGCTGTTCATAGCGCACAGCTTCAATCTGAGCACGGATCCAACACATTTGCTGTACAAGCGCATGATGATGTATCTGCAGCTGAAGCAGAGCTTCAATTTCCAGACCATACCCGAATTCAATATATTCTTCTACTCCCAGGAACCTGAGCATCAGCAATACCGCGAGTTCATTGTCCAACTGCTGAGCAATGGCATCAAATGCAGCTCGGATCTCTTCCTGCTGGTGTCCACCAATACGTTCAAAGTGCTGCTCAGCTTCTATAGCTCCCAACTGGCCACTCTGGACACcaatctgctgctgctctccgTGCTGTCCACGTGCGTGAAGATTCCAGGCGCTGTCAAGATCATGCTCGAGCATGTAGGCATCTTGTCCTGGCTGGTCGGCGTTATACGTGACACCCAGTTCCATCAGTTCGACATCATCGAGGGCATCATTAGCATTGTCAACAATCTCTGGTATTCCGTTGCCGCCAGCCAGTCCGAGCTGCTGTCCGACTACGCATATGTCCAACTACGCCTGCATCGTCTCGTGCTTCacctgctgccgctgctctcGCCGCGAGTCTCCATACCCGGTCTGGCGCGGCTGCTGAATGTCGTCCAGAAGACCGCCTCCGCCGGCCAGTATCTGGCCCTGTCAGGCCTGCAACTGGATCTTCTCCTGGACTGCGTCGCTCGCCATTGGCCGGAACAGATTGCCAGCATACGCTACGTACGCAGCTTTGGCGGCACCTACGCCTGCCCGCGCTCCGAATACTGCGACTCACTGGCCAGGGAGCATAGCCTGGATATGCACTCTGTGCTCGCGCTCTCCAGCCTGCGACAGTACGTGACAGACTGGTGGCAAGCGCATCACCAGGGCACAGATGTCGAGGCAGCCCACAAAATGGCTATAAGCGTGCATCCGCCAGACAAAGAGGTGTCCGCTTCTTAG
- the Cog7 gene encoding conserved oligomeric Golgi complex subunit 7 — translation MDISALSESSFSAADWINANYKKYTEENNKNESATATAFIQSYVAKLQLYVQQVNYAVEESSQQVVASMPRIAKEATTLQCDVAALQQKMSAMRQEVAAVQEETGDCMATLERLNTLQTKLQAAKESLQESDGWGNLLAELEDCFERNDMKGVCDKLTALQKSLQAQEQLPGHAERQTQVEDFKNRLEAMASPSLVQCFAESNLEQAQRHVQIFASIQRLPQLQQYYRAVQKNVLQQQWKQTLELQVSESPQQHFLALYYDQLLEHCQRQLKWCVQLFAGEPLDMAQSQPFLVIAELLPALQPTRDAHILQLLKSSNERLELLAQYAQANQNFVLHLNSTLEQSQISLSVDLHRQLGESIFEYFHKFIQQYPRLEETQLSTQVDRLLSNQATPSDAVRHLEDSTRKLYEWLQQACARCDSITNDLALCKLIMVLGGIFKRQLENFSRTQRQLSLSLGSGNSEGTARSENWSLLQYTMSQLQCLADFQLQLHQFEQQLHLRLVALASRLQQPASGAISIYQTCEPALRAQLLANIADYQQKGSDATAATSADSLGIFPQVYVTLKTYLAETHDITLNILLQPIEAHLAHIRPPVEVYPTAGINMPAFSFAPQEGITQIGQYLLTLPQHLEPLLLAPSALLKQALELCNIKYTQAMPCADVLLSLVVEQCCVMYQAQILQIKSLPASDATQLSVDIEYLSNVLEELGLTINMQLAQILTLLKAAPEQYLNLSSGCEPRLVTAIRQMRNIISTQ, via the exons ATGGATATTTCGGCGCTATCAGAGTCAAGTTTCTCTGCCGCTGATTGGATAAATGcaaactataaaaaatatacggaagagaataataaaaacgaGAGCGCAACTGCCACCGCATTCATACAAAGCTACGTGGCCAAGCTGCAGCTGTATGTGCAGCAGGTGAACTATGCCGTCGAGGAGTCCAGCCAGCAGGTCGTGGCCAGCATGCCGCGCATTGCCAAGGAGGCTACCACTCTGCAATGCGATGTGGCAGCGCTGCAGCAGAAGATGAGCGCGATGCGCCAAGAGGTGGCCGCCGTGCAGGAGGAGACGGGCGACTGTATGGCCACGTTGGAGCGCCTAAACACATTGCAAACCAAGCTGCAGGCGGCTAAGGAATCTTTGCAGGAGTCGGATGGCTGGGGCAATCTGCTTGCCGAACTGGAAGACTGCTTTGAACGCAACGACATGAAG GGCGTCTGCGATAAGCTGACGGCGTTGCAGAAGTCGCTGCAGGCGCAGGAACAGCTGCCCGGTCATGCCGAGCGCCAAACGCAGGTGGAGGACTTCAAGAATCGCCTGGAGGCCATGGCCTCGCCTAGCCTGGTACAGTGCTTCGCCGAGTCGAATCTGGAACAGGCTCAGCGGCATGTGCAAATCTTCGCAAGCATTCAAAGATTGCCGCAGCTGCAACAATATTATCGAGCCGTGCAGAAGAatgtgctgcagcagcagtggaAGCAGACGCTGGAGCTGCAGGTCAGCGAGTCGCCACAGCAGCACTTCCTCGCGCTCTACTACGACCAGCTGCTAGAGCATTGCCAGCGTCAGCTGAAATGGTGTGTTCAGCTGTTTGCCGGGGAGCCGCTGGACATGGCACAGTCGCAGCCATTTCTGGTCATCGCAGAGCTATTGCCGGCGCTACAGCCCACCCGGGACGCCCATATACTCCAGCTGCTGAAGAGCTCCAATGAGCGGCTCGAGCTACTGGCCCAATACGCTCAGGCCAATCAAAACTTTGTGCTGCATCTGAACTCAACATTGGAGCAGTCGCAGATTAGCTTATCGGTCGATTTGCATCGTCAGCTGGGCGAATcgatttttgaatattttcacAAGTTTATACAACAGTATCCACGGCTGGAGGAGACGCAGCTGTCCACGCAAGTCGATCGTTTGCTGTCCAATCAGGCTACGCCCAGCGATGCAGTGCGTCATCTGGAGGACAGCACGCGCAAGCTCTACGAGTGGCTGCAGCAGGCCTGTGCCCGCTGCGACTCGATCACAAATGATTTGGCGCTGTGCAAGCTGATCATGGTACTCGGTGGCATCTTCAAGCGTCAGCTGGAGAACTTCAGTCGCACACAACGCCAGCTGAGCCTAAGCctcggcagcggcaacagcgagGGCACGGCGCGCAGCGAAAACTGGTCCCTGCTGCAGTACACCATGTCCCAGCTACAATGTCTGGCCGattttcagctgcagctgcatcagttcgagcagcagctgcatttgcGCCTGGTCGCCCTCGCTAGCCGGCTGCAGCAACCCGCCAGCGGCGCCATTAGCATCTATCAGACTTGTGAGCCGGCGCTGCGCGCCCAGCTGCTGGCCAATATTGCGGATTACCAGCAGAAGGGAAGCGATGCGACAGCGGCCACCAGTGCGGACAGCTTAGGCATCTTTCCCCAGGTCTATGTCACTCTTAAGACCTATCTGGCCGAGACGCATGACATTACGCTGAACATCCTACTGCAGCCGATCGAGGCGCATTTGGCACACATACGCCCGCCTGTCGAAGTGTACCCAACGGCGGGCATCAACATGCCCGCGTTCAGCTTTGCGCCACAAGAGGGCATCACGCAGATTGGCCAATATCTGTTGACGTTGCCGCAGCATCTGGagccgctgctgttggcgcCGTCCGCGCTGCTTAAGCAGGCCTTGGAGCTGTGCAACATCAAGTATACGCAGGCGATGCCCTGTGCTGATGTCCTGCTCAGTCTGGTCGTGGAGCAGTGCTGTGTCATGTACCAGGCGCAGATATTGCAGATCAAGTCGCTACCCGCCTCCGACGCTACGCAGCTCAGCGTGGACATTGAGTACCTGTCGAACGTGCTAGAAGAACTGGGCCTCACCATTAACATGCAGCTGGCCCAGATCCTCACGCTGCTCAAGGCAGCACCCGAGCAGTATCTCAACCTGAGTAGCGGTTGCGAGCCACGCCTCGTGACGGCCATCAGGCAAATGCGCAACATCATTTCGACACAATAA
- the LOC6635211 gene encoding uncharacterized protein, which translates to MSVCKADPWQVKNNSSKPENGNTDVIEKFEDNFNPNKSESRRTSDIVYSKTESNASGSQRIEPLPDSANYLQLLERKLEKVQKGNKLLDSLQEKKEDCMRSLLASNGVPESTLEQLLDFDTPIESGRLHRHLLPVQAVTVGETLQIVQYDALEEQEQQVEQGQQEKQQDETEK; encoded by the exons ATGTCAGTTTGCAAAGCCGATCCCTGGCAAGTGAAAAATAATAGCAGTAAACCAGAAAACGGAAATACCGACGTGATTGAAAAATTCGAAGATAATTTCAACCCCAATAAATCAGAGAGCAGACGCACATCAGATATCGTCTACAGCAAAACCGAGAGTAATGCTTCAGGCTCACAACGCATCGAGCCGCTGCCGGATTCggcaaattatttgcaattgctAG AGCGAAAACTGGAGAAAGTGCAAAAGGGCAACAAATTGTTGGACTCGCTGCAGGAGAAGAAAGAGGATTGCATGCGCTCCTTGCTGGCCTCGAACGGTGTGCCAGAATCTACGCTCGAGCAACTGCTCGATTTTGATACGCCTATCGAGAGCGGTCGGCTGCATCGTCACCTGCTGCCCGTGCAGGCGGTAACTGTAGGCGAAACATTGCAGATCGTGCAATACGACGCTCTCGAGGAACAGGAACAGCAAGTCGAGCAAGGTCAACAAGAAAAGCAGCAAGACGAGAcggaaaaataa
- the LOC138910830 gene encoding uncharacterized protein, which produces MDSTFGNVFLFLTDLAWKSRLTIPLLVTTAFLVMDIRLQIEINIQTGQVNASDLDEPDDAFEEQLAHGAAFAMEEESDVYTDDLEEYNSEYTNGDGNSSDTSRYSVDIDDDLGSEYDVENDLDAYYASEIHF; this is translated from the exons ATGGACTCTACGTTTGGCAATGTGTTCCTGTTCCTCACCGATTTGGCTTGGAAGAGTCGTTTGACAATACCATTGCTGGTCACAACAGCTTTCCTGGTCATGGACATACGCTTGCAGATCGAGATTAACATCCAGACGGGACAAGTG AATGCCAGCGACCTTGATGAGCCGGACGACGCTTTCGAGGAACAATTGGCGCATGGCGCAGCGTTTGCAATGGAAGAGGAGAGCGACGTCTATACGGATGATCTCGAGGAGTATAATAGCGAGTATACCAACGGAGATGGTAACAGCAGCGACACGTCACGTTACAGCGTGGATATCGACGATGACTTGGGCTCCGAGTACGACGTCGAGAATGATCTCGATGCTTACTATGCGAGCGAAATTCACTTCTAG